Part of the Pomacea canaliculata isolate SZHN2017 linkage group LG11, ASM307304v1, whole genome shotgun sequence genome is shown below.
tcacctgttgctgcagacagtaaagaagCAACTAGCACCAGAGGTATTAGTCAGTCAGCTTCACCTTCTGGATGTTGACCTTGATGGCCACAAaaacgtggagaaggccgtcaatgACTTGTCACAGGCTGCAAATGGAGGACCGTTGTACGTCCTCATTGACGAAATGGGACACGAAGATATCTCTATCATGGAAGCCCCTAAAATGTAAGATTAAAAACGTGTTTACAATAACTGAAATAAAGTAAGTGATATTTGTACAGAATGAGCGTCTGTCAACAACATCTTATTCCTGTTCATTATTCCAACCCTTTACTTCGGCTGTTAGCACGAGCGGATGCAGCAGCATTCGAAACTGAGTATAAATAGCgggaaataattattttggaCCCTCAGCTACCACAAGGTTACTTGTCCCTCCCTCTTCACCCCACCCCCTCTACAGACCTTAATTACCCCCAAGATGATGAGTACTGTTGGTAGAGGAGTAAAAAGGTCAGGTGCCTCAGTATTCCTGCCTGAGCCTCTCCATAAAGTAAGGTGCCGGGTCCTGCTTGGCAGAGGGTCATCCTCCTCTCAAGTAATTCTCGCAGTGTCAATAGCAGTGTCATCCGGTACTCGGACTTTCCGACggcggacgtttcgccgacaGTCGTTTTGGAGCCGGAAGTTTTGGCGACCGGATTTTTAGCCGAGGGAGGTATAGTCGACGAACATTTCGGCTTGGGGCCCTTagccgacggacgttttgtcgacgaacatttcggcacttcatttcggcatttcattttagccgaagtcaagtgtgtgacgccccttagctcacacatttctctcgccattgtatcaatgtgtgTCTCTACCAGTTCTCACGTTCACCTTCCACCTggacaatatttctgtttgtcatctGTCTCACGTTCAATCGAGATagtgcttcattcattcatgtgcaagattctgagaagtaagtaagcatctctctctctctctgacataatgcgtcGAAAAGTCTGTCTGCGAAACCTCCGGTTAACGAAACCTCCGTCGACGAAACATACGTTGGCTAAACGTCCATCGACtgaacgtccgcacacggtgtCATCCCATAATCCCGACTGTGATCATTAGTAGTGATCGggaaaaagatttgtttacaagGTATGTTTAGATGATTCAATGATGTGTAAGTGGCGGATGTCAGCGGCAATGGAGCTTCATTGTGTTGCTGCACTGAACCTCAGACCAATGACCTTACATCATTACTGTGGTTACCGTGGTGACAAGAATCAATAATATAAGCTGATAAGACGAAGAGCAAACATTCTGGAAGGGATGTAGAGGAAGAAACGTTTAGAGAACAATTGAAGGCAAGTGcttgagagaaataaaagtgaggCGCAGACAACTGACAGTGGATGCAGACGTGAGCAGACAACTCTTGCAGAGGACAGAGGAAGGGAGTGTCAgggtcttttattgttttgtctaaACACCAGACATGAAGCAGTTTTGTAAGTTTTAAGGTTCGTGTAGAAAGTTTGCATGGAAGCCCGAGAACAACAAATTACAGTAATTAAGCTTTGATATAAATAACACAGAAGTGGCAAGACTTTGGAAATAAATCAGTATACAtgtgtaaatattgttattaaGTCTATTTTATACACACGTACTTGGACACTTCCGTACTTATTCACTGATTCTATTGatacaaaaattatacaatagttttaaaagttttattatgtTGACAGATAATTCCTTTTGTCAATCTTAAACTTAATTAGAGTGATGTTGTTTACACTTCATTTTATGAACTTTGTTCCATTCTTAGGAAAATTTCTGTTTCCTGGCGTTGTAAGCAGCATGATTGATGACATAGTGACATTAACATACAATTAATACACCTCAACTACATAAGCAGTGTAACACCTGTATCTCCATCCTctgtaacactcatgtctgtgaCAGGAAACACATCCAGACCTTCTGTGAGAAGTTGCTGACACaggttcctcgtctccatctttgggcggcaagttgttaccttAAGAACTGTCCccccggctggcaagtggaatatttaaccagacctcTCCGCTCTCCACCCGCTGTAGTCAGGGAAGTCAAGAAAGATACAGTTATCACGAAGGGTCTTAGTATCAAGAaatacagtgagcgaggtgtgcccgaccacacagacggcccgccagtcagacgagTACGTCACGATGGTGAGGGTCACTCAAGTGACTGGCCAGGTGaatgtgtgacgtgcggtcgtgaggtggccagcttcctacacagtctccgtgttggtgttacggGTATGTAAGGCTAGAATGTAGTTTCGTTACCGTTGACATGAGATACAAGACGTGACACGTAGACGAATCTCTGATAATTTACAGTCAAGTATGGGAGACTGAGGGGAATACATTATAATAATtcaatatgtttgttttatactcCGTCACAGGTGGCTTGTCATTCTTTCTCAGCTAGCGTATGTgggtttgtgtgcgtgcgccttttggtgtgtgtatgtgcatgcgtgtgtgttgtatCTTATGCAagacaacaaatgaataaactTTGTATGTTGACAGAGAATAATGAgctgacaacagtaaacaccGTCACTTCAACAACTGGCGGCAcaacaccctgtctacagtggagagacgtgctggtgttgtactgggatTACTATATGTACTCGGGTGTGCTGAagggactgcaagaagcgggtatcccagtgcgggtgatgaaggatgatgacaccgaggacgtggccacggcccgcagtgacttGGTGTGGGTGGCGGATGGACGTcatgttcgtggtctggagagaaaagtcgtcgtgtgtgtTCAGTTCTATGATCGGTACATGTATGATGACGTCAAAAAATATCAGGTTTCAAGACGTAACGCTCGTTATAAATCTGCCAGTTTCCACGCCATATCCCGGTGTACATCACAACTCGTGATTGTGGAGGAGCCACTCGCCCCCTGAACATGCTTCACACTCcctcacctgtcacctgtagcAATCTGATTTCTGTCTCCTTTACACCAACATCTATAATCAGTTGTAGCATTGTGACATTGTAACATTCTGCTTTTTTGTGCGGGCTACTGTACTCTGCTAAACGACTGTATCAACAGTTTGTATCCTGGAATTTGATGCATGTTCTCGAAAATGTACacgctacttttttttaaatagataaaatacagaaatactagAATATCATTGTTGTGTTCTATTAgagaaaaattgtaaatgatTCTAGACATGCTTTGTTATATCACATACTCACCGTGTACCTTTAAACAGGTGAATATTGACAATGCCGCAGTACCTTTCCTAGTGACATACATTATACCCTAGTGCAGAGAACTAGGAAAACGAGACCACATAAATACAAGTACATAAGACTAATACATCAATCAATCAGACTGAAGAGGTATGACCATTGAGCAGCTCACGGTTCCAGTACATTTTACAGACTCAATCCACCACTCTCGAGTCTGGCATCATGGCGAGGCGGGAAATGTTGAGATTCCAGTTGTGTAATGAACGATACAAAGAACCCACGGACAGCAGAGCCGGCCAATCCACAGATAGTTTATAATATGCGCATGTTTAAAAATTTGCCAATGAAAATGTTGATGCATGTTCTAATGGTACGGCAATACAGCTCACAACGATGAACATTTGTCTGTTTTAGAAACATAGATAACTATCCATGAGGTTGACTATGCAGGAAATCATTGACGACCCTcaccctgtctgtctgtcgttttTGTCCTTAAGACCGACGCCTGGTCCAACAGCCTGCAGTGCTGACAGTACCCGAGTCTGTAAACTGGTATCTCTGTATGCCACACCTGTCCGGTTCCCTTGTACCATGTAGATAGGAGTGATGCAGGCCGTCCCCATTCCAGTGCACACCATGATGGATCCACCACCCTAATCATCACACTCCACGACAGTTAGATTGTGCTAACCGTCTCCCTGTCATCTCCTGACGTGGAATGGGCAATTGTGGCAAGGTCTGGCAAAGCGACATTCATGAGTGAAGAGGAGTGAGGCCCACTGTTGCCGTGTCCATGTCACGTGGTGTCGTGTCCATGCAAGACGAGCAGAGCGGTGTGCAGGTGTCAGGACAAGGGACAGCGGGTCTTCTTGACCGAAGGTTGTTCTCTTGGACCTGTTGAGTATCGTCTGGTCACTGACAGTTATGTTGGCGACTGTCCCCTGGGTGTACTGACCGTGGACGTTGTCTGATGATTAAAAAGCCACAGCAACTTCACTTAACAAGACCTTGAATACATTTCTCACTGTTGATACAAACACCATTAATAACAATGTAGAAAATGAGAAGTTTGCGTTTTCCTTGTTTCGAGCTGTGTAGTATTCGTTAGATGTTGTTCATGTACGTGCGATGAACGTGTAACAACAAACATGGGAGGTGTGTTAATGTGACTGTCTCAGTCCCTACCAGCAGACTGACAGCCTGTGCAAACAAATAATCACAGCCACGTGTACAGTGATGAGCACCAAAGACTTGAATGGACCCTAACGGCCATATGTTGCAACAGCTGAGGGCGACTGGGAAGGTTTGGTACAGGAGGATATTTGTTGAGCAGTGGGgctcttttatgtttgtattattttggtTAAGAACCGTGAACGACCATGcgctatatatgtatatacacgcTGGGATTCCATACATTATATTTAATAGTACTAAGCAAATAACAGATGTATTTAATACTACCATGTTAAGAATGTTAGTAACTGTAAATGTACAATAAGTAGgtttcttattattttgtcatctttatctTATCATCTTAGCatttgtgtttataattttgtttgcttttgtataTGAGCAGACTTTCCGAGTATAGCTGCTCGCTTGGAATAATAAAGTTAGTCATTAAAATTGTCAAGTAAATATTCTTAGATTAcataatcttaaaaataaataaaaaataaattatggacACGGATAACACTGTGCAACAATTGATAAAAAAAgttataacagaaaataatgtgtttatatataattaaaaaatgctgattacacttctaaaaataaaataatagccAGCACTTTCAAGTTACGggtccttttctttatttaagatAATTAATAGGGAGGACATACcataaaataagtataaaacTGCTGTTGGTGGGTAATGGCGCTGGGGTCTTGACTTCCTCCAGTAAGAAACATTACTTCCCCTctgtaataacaacaaaagttgTTCATCATATTCGGACTGTACTTCTTGCACACTTGTACTTGATGGAATGGATGAAGATGCACACACGAGAATTGGAGGTGTTTCTGGAGATAGAGATAAATCCTAGTTCTGTCTGTCGACTGAGTATGCTAACAAGTGATGTTTGAAGTTGTGCGCAGAATTCAAGTGAAGATTCAACGAAAGACTCTTCGACTATGATAGTGTAGGCCAGTGATGTCCAACCTTTTTCTGCCTGCGGGCCATAtgcatttcggacagccgtgtcgcgggccacttcaccgcaaaaatacaaaaaaatagagcagataccatttttttattagaaacaagttgtacctACCACTAAtaatgtagtaattagtgggatatttgaagttggtgtccagtcacttaatccccagacacttcatccccgacacttcatccccgacacttcatccccaacactcaagaacaattttcatatcatattgttgaagaacattaaatttactagcttatatgaactttaactaatgttgtagatgttcaaatgacgttgaagttaatagcatggtttgaatttgaatttcaattaaatttttcgctgacttcataatttttatagttaaggatttagtttagggattaagtgtctggggatgaagtgtctggggattaaaagtctaggggatgaagtgtcggggatgaagtgtcggggatgaagtgtctggggattaagtgactgggaacctttgaagttgttttcccgaaaccaacttctgaatgtccggcctcatcgtagagacaccaagtcggagcactgaatcgaaatgttcgtccatcgaaaaaaagattgagagacgtggggataaatacttcttcttcctttttttcgtttttttaaggtcttcttttattactaacatgccgatttcctgcactgtgggcagaagtttcgcgggccggatggcaccgcgtcgcgggccggatatggcccgcgggccgtaggttgtgcatccctggtgtAGGCGACGAAcgattatatacatatataattatttttaaagagataaaCAGACTGGTAGGAAGAGTGGGCTAGCTAAGATTGGTGAAAACAAATTTGGTGCAAGTCCAGTAGGTTGTGTGGTAGCCAGTCGCAGTCGACTAATGCTTCAGGCGGCAGTGGAGAACAGGTCAGCAGACACACTGCCATCAGTTTAAACAGTTTTCACGATCTGGGGAAGGGGATGTCAAAGGCTGGGTGAGACTGAACTACCTTTGATTCTGAGAGACGGATATGCATCCCAGTGGTAACTTGGCGACATGTCGAAGGTAAGCTTTAAGTCAAATCTGAAAATTTCTTGTGGAATATGGAGAATTgatattttacgccgagccagcaagtcatgctatatcacggcaaatatgtgaacagatgccacacacaggaaaaagaagagcgtgcccgagacaagatctgaacccaggacagccgaTCCTCATTGAAACGTATGGGGCTTTTTTCTTACAGGGTAGGGGGGAAGGTTAGATacattgtttgtttagtttattccttcttGCTCCtgtgaggagcatagggccgcaacaataCATTGTTGAACGTTTATTGTATTGACTGGAGGAGCGGGTTGTTGGAGGGTGGGACAGGATTAATTTGCATTGTTTACCCATTTTTGGTAGCAGATCATTGATTGAATGGAACTTCCACGGTCCCGGTTGCTTTTAAccccttacacacacatctatgcaCACCAACCAAccatacaatacaataaaacaaactctATTTCtaatgattgttttattttcgatTTCCAAACGTCTAACGTACAGAACTAAAACAGTCACGCAATGCGACCAACAAAGGGGGCACTGCAAGGAGGACAGAGATAAAATCTAACTCAGTTCCAACTTAATCATTATCAAACCGAAAAAGCGCCAGAAACACTGACGAAAGCAGGccac
Proteins encoded:
- the LOC112576093 gene encoding uncharacterized protein LOC112576093, yielding MAIQWLRCGHHVYVVSTWDGSRAASSMLYHLLLQTVKKQLAPEVLVSQLHLLDVDLDGHKNVEKAVNDLSQAANGGPLYVLIDEMGHEDISIMEAPKMKHIQTFCEKLLTQVPRLHLWAASCYLKNCPPGWQVEYLTRPLRSPPAVVREVKKDTVITKGLSIKKYSERGVPDHTDGPPVRRVRHDGEGHSSDWPGECVTCGREVASFLHSLRVGVTENNELTTVNTVTSTTGGTTPCLQWRDVLVLYWDYYMYSGVLKGLQEAGIPVRVMKDDDTEDVATARSDLVWVADGRHVRGLERKVVVCVQFYDRYMYDDVKKYQVSRRNARYKSASFHAISRCTSQLVIVEEPLAP